A window of Phragmites australis chromosome 15, lpPhrAust1.1, whole genome shotgun sequence genomic DNA:
GCCCGGTCTTCCCGGCCGCAGTAGCACCGGAAGGCGCGGCCGAGCCGCCGCCAGCACCAGCGGCAGATAACGGGCGGTCGATTGAGATCTCCACGACCTCTCCCTCAATGATCTCCGCCTCCTCCTTGATGCGGACGCCGATGGCGCGGCGGAAGGCCTGGGTGAGCGCCTCGGTCTTGGAGAGGTCGAGGGAGAAGAGCTCGGAGgcggcgacggaggcgaaggGCGTCTCGGCGCCGAGCGACTTGGCGATGCCCATGGCGAGCGCGGTCTTGCCGGTGCCGGGCTGGCCCGCGAGGAGCACGGCGCGGCCAGCGATCTTGCCCTGGCGGATGAGCTGGAGGATGAgtccggcggcgcggcgcgcgggGAGCTGCCCGACCATGCCCTCCGAGGAGTCGCGGGCCTCGAGGGAGGAGTCCAGCCCCAGCCCCCGGATGTGGGAGTGCGCGCCGATGCGCTCGATCCGCGTCAGGTCGCGGCTCTCCGACAGCCGCTTCAGCTCCGCCATGGTCACTACcacacgccgccgccgcttcggTGTTCCGCTTCGCCTTTTCGCTTGAGGTGGTGGCGGCCGGAGGCAAGGTGAGGTTTAGCACGAGAGCGGGGAGCGGCCAGGGTTTTATCAGTGGATCGAGCTGGAAGGATGTCACAGCTGAGGCGTAGCATAGTGGGCCAACTATTTGGCCCATCTACAGATATGGCCCATCTATGGTTATGACCCATTCAGCTTATCGTGgtcacttttatttttttaggacTAGGGCCAGATATAATTACGGCCCATATGATTATTTTGAcgaactttttttaaaaatattgtaaatatatacgccattttgaaaatttatataTCTAGAATCATATCGCCCGCTAGAAGAGCAAcaagtttaaaaataataaaaatattaccttaaaatactctcaaaattcaaaacactatttaataatcatgaaaaaattaaaaaaatatatgatgtagaaAATGTTATCATATATCTCTCCAAAGAATTCAATTCAAATAATTaattgtacaatgagaaataaaaaagataaattgcatctctaaattttgtctttttatttcttgtacaaattatatctttgtctaatttttttagagctagatgaTAACATTCTCCGTgccatataattttttagaattttttatggctatttcaataatattttaaattttaagagtattataacgtaatattttttgtttttaaacgGGCGACAGTTGGCATGTCGTACTTCCAACTTTCGACATGAGTCTAGATTTacaattttcaaaataaacacatataattttattttttatttaaaaatattttatctacAGTGTACGAAAAAACTTTACAACCAAATCCTACTTATGATGATATTGAGGCTTCCACTGGTGCTACTTTATCTTGCTCCTACGGAGACGTCCTTGTTGTCCTCTAAGCTGATTTTTTAGCGCTACTTACCAAGTTAATGGTCCGCATCTATTGTTAGGCCGGCCAAGTGGTTGTCATTACTCGACGAGCTCATTATCAATCTTTCCGGTGTCGTACTGTATTACCgttgtgtcttttttttaacGTACTGTAGCAGTGTTACATGCCTGCTCGTTGTCCTTGAAAACATGTCTTCTCGTACACAGCAACTTCTCTCCCTAAAAGATTCAGAGGCGGAGCCCGCGAAGGTTAAAGAAGGTGTTGATCTTCTTTATCCATCTACTTTGCTCCTTTCATCTCTTTTCTTtactcttctttctctttttttttttatttcctatCCTACACAGCAACTTCTCTCCCTAAAGGAGATGCATGCTGGTAGAGCATGCTGGGGCTACAGCACCCTGGATCCACCCCTGGTCACCGTTTCTCCAGCACTTTGACACGGGGTGCCGTTACCGTGGTGTGGCCAATCTTAACGAGAACATCCACCCCACGTAAGAACCTCCGAGCCTTTGTGCCTGAAGATCTTTACCTATTGATCGGTGAACTTTTGCCATTTGATAGTGTTCACCATGAATAATATACGATTATATCTATAGACGTATGATAAAAACGTATCCGTTGTGTATGTGATTATATGAGTAGGGTGTCTGCACATGCGTGTGGAGTTGTATACGCACGTGTTactaagaccatctctaactatatttttttcatttcattcctttttttttcttctttttctttcattccttttattttatcttatccAACAGTTTCTTTTTAAAGAGATTTATGAAAAAAAGATGAGATAATTCTGTTCTGAAAAAAATAATCTTAAAAATCTTTTCGTAATGGaaactatgaaaaaaaaactgttgaaatttaaaaaaatctaaaatctaTTTATGAAGGAATTCTGGGAATCGGCTGGGATGGTCTTACCTTGTAATcggaaggggaaaaaaaagcgGCTGCAGCCGGCCCGCTGTCGCCGTCCGACTGTTGTGCACGCCCATGCCCTTCCAACATTTGGAACGGGACGAGACAAATCGGCCCGCTTGCTTGCACTCCGCACCCACCTTGTGTCCCTTGCCCCACCGCACCATACGCTGTCTCCTCCCGGGTCGTGCGGGACCTGGCGCCCACATCACCGTCCAGCCCCCGACTAAACTAATCCGGTCTGGGCAGCCGCCTGTCGGTGCCGTGGAACTTCCTCGTCGCCTCGAGGCGGCTAAGACCGACGGCGGCGTCGTTAATCACGGCATCAGAACTCCACCAGCCCCAGCGCCGGATCGTGTCGCGCCGATGGTTAACGGCTTCTGCCCGTAGTAGGTAGCCGGTTAACGTCCCTGTTTGTCCAAACATGTGGTCGGTCAATAGGACTACAGGAGCACTACTACTTTTTTTTCGGTGGCCATTTTTAGCTTTCGGCTGTAATGGACACCGCCGAATAGAGAGCTTTGGGTATTGCAATTTCGGTTTTTTTTCCAATAACGGTTGATCCGGCACTCGACATGTACTCCTTAACCTCACCACCATCAGTGTACCTCCGCATGCGAGCTTTGCTCGAACGGAGCGGTGGTTCGGCCAAAAGAGAAAACGAACAACTCTTTGCTCGAACGGCATGCTTTGCCGAGTCAAATGAACGCGTGAATCTAGCAGTGGAAGATCGGGTCAGAACTCAGAAGGCACGCGCGGAGATGGCGAGACTGGAACTGGATCCCAACCCCGGAGACCGACGGCCGGACGGACCTGCGAATTCAATGGCTCCGGCCTAACAATCACCGAAGATGGAAGGTAACTTGGCGTGCCAAATCGAAACTCTATTTTAGCATAGACAAGGCGCTCGCTGGGCCTGGAATTTCTATCATCGCCGTCGCTGATCGGATCGCTCGCTGTCTGACAAGCACTGGTGTGCAGAAAATTTCTCGATTTGATGCCCGTGATGACATTTCAGTTGTCGGTCCAATCAACTCATTGTTCTTTCGATGCTTCGATCGGGTGACGGATATTCTCATCCCAGGAATTGACGTACAATTACAAAGCCCTCACCGCGAATCCAGAACTGGCGCCGTGGTTTAGTCGCCACCACATTCTCACAAGTCAGAAGCCGGAAACCCAACTAACTACAAAGATTTCCCATCCAATGACCAGACATAAAAAAGCTTCAGAGATTCCATCCAGGATTAATATGGGTGTGATTCGTCGGTCATATGGATTGTATACAGGCTGGATGAATGTACGCTGAGTgaagttatatttatttttaaaataaatatttagttGGTCTATCAATCTAGACAATTAAGttgagtttctgtttagttaatcaaatatgaaattataagtaaatataaaaattaagattATAATTAGTTactcatataaaaataattatataacaATGATAAATGTATTCACCTATGAGTAAATATATAAGTTTACTCTTTACACGGACGGTGGATCTCGAGGCATGTATGCAGGAATAGACTAGAAGTACTAAGCATGCATTTGGTTCGTTGGATAAGTCCATTCGGGAGATGGATATCCGGTTTTTGAGGTATTTGATTTGTTGAATAACTTGGATGGGGAGACCAGGCTCAAGAAATATTCACTTAGATGTTGGACGGAGCTATCCACGTGAAAACGGGCGGACAGAGCGATCTAGTTCCAGCTCATTCACTAGAGACGTGCTCGTGTCCGTTATTAGTTTTTCATTTAACTCTTAATTTTATCTAGAGTATATtagtagtctaaaaattctaaatatttttataaataaattagagCGCACTAGCAACCcgtttaattggtttgataaaaaaacatgagccaatatttaattaaaattctctaaaaaaatctactttATAACTTTAGCAGTTTTTaatatctaaaataaattcctaaaaatatgagaaaatttactaatgttcttctcatgtgatatattaatttataaaaatatttcgaacCCTAAtctatttgataaaaaatataatgctctatttacatacagttttatcatttcatagaatgatataaatataaatagattATTTTATCCATTTTATATCATCAAGCAAACAGAAAACTGACTCATACTATCTACTCTAATCCTatcaactaaatagaaaacTGATTCATCCTACCAAtctcaactaaataaaaaattaaatatactataaaaaacataaatagtCCTAGCACATCCAATCTCGCATTTCAACTAAACACACCCTAAAAACATAAATAGTCCTACCTGCCGTCCGGTTTTCTATGATGGATGGCTACCACGCCAAGAAAAGCTTCGAGTCCTCGAGCTTTGCTTGCTACGCGAGGAAAGGCTCGTTCATCCATCCAGGGTGCAGTCACAAAGTCTCTTGCGTAACATAAACACTGCAGCGTATAACGATTCACGCAAAGCACACGTCGCAGAAATAGTAGTACACGATCTGAAGAACAAGAGGTTCGTGTCCGTGAGCCACGCGAGTGAAATGAGCTCTCCAACTTTAAACGGAACCGGTCGCGGGTGCTCCACCTACTGctttagagcatgtacaatagTACTTAGAGAAggtatttataaaaaaaaatcgaattaTCTTCCTTAACTGCACTAACATATGTTCGGTGGAGCTCAAGACGTATATTTAAACATTGCtgtttatattaatattaataaaataattaattatatctaagtatatatatagtttttatttatattaaaaattataatttttatatagacaTTTAACACTCTATTCCGTTAATCACCTGGATCACTCAGCATTGTTCATGCCCGgaagaagcaagcaagcaagcacggCGCCTGCCGGTTTGGAGAAAAATCCTGCGCCGCGACGCGGAAAAATAGGGGAAACTGCAAGGAAAAAGCGGCCCCTCGGCGCGCCCCAGATCCAGCCGAGGTCCCGACTCCCGAGAACACCTCCGGCCTGTCGCGTCCTTCCTTCCCCGGTCTCGTGGCGTCGTCTTACACCTCTCACCGACCACCACTTCCCGCGAAACAGCGAGTTTTTCACCATTCAGCCCCCCCGTGCCCGTTGACGTTTCCGCCCGCACCGCAGGCGGCCCCCAACCCAATTCGAAACCCTCCCTGGCTCTGGCTCCCTCCCCGTcctcccttccttggtccttgCCTAGGCGGCAACGCCCCCGTCCTTTATAACGGAGTGCCCCTCCCGCGTGAGGGACCGAGACGAGACGAGCGGGGACCAGGCCAGACCAGCCGAGCCGAACCCTTCCTCGTCCGGTTTCGCGTGGTGGGGGCAGGAGATGGAGGCGGAGAAGAAGCCGCCGGCGGTGTCCGACGTGGGCGCATGGGCGATGAACGTCGTCAGCTCCGTCGGCATCATCATGGCCAACAAGCAGCTCATGTCATCCTCCGGCTACGCCTTCGCCTTCGGTACCGTCTCTCTGTTCCTCCTCTCGTTTCTCCTCCTCGCGGAGCGCAAGCGGATCTGGAATCTGGATCCGCGGCTTGGGGCCATGGGGGAACTCGCGGATCTGATTCTGATGAGGCGTTTGAATGTTTCTCTCCTTGCCGATATGCGCAGCCACCACGCTGACCGGGTTCCACTTCACGGTCACGGCGCTGGTCGGGTGGATCTCCAACGCCACCGGCTACTCCGTCTCCAAGCACGTCCCGCTCTGGGAGCTCGTCTGGTTCTCGCTCGTCGCCAACACCTCCATCACCGGGATGAACCTCAGCCTCATGCTCAACTCGGTCGGGTTCTATCAGGTAACCCATGCTTGCTTTGCCATGCCTACGCCGTCCATTGGCCTGGGTTACTTGTGTGGCTGAAGGTGCGAATTTGTATGTAGATCTCCAAATTGAGCATGATTCCGGTGGTTTGCTTCATGGAATGGATTCTGAACAGCAAGCACTACACCACCAAGGTCATATCGGCGGTGGTCGTTGTGGCGGCGGGTGTCGGGATTTGCACGGTCACGGATGTGGAGGTTAATGCCAAGGGATTCATCTGTGCTTGCGTGGCTGTCTTCTGCACGTCACTTCAACAGATTGTGAGCTTCTTTTCTTGGTCACCGCCTTAATGCTAGATTTTTTTTGCATCGTGCATTCATGTGTAGCAGTGTAGGATGTGAAGAATGCAGTTGTCGATGCCATAACGATAAGAATATTGCTACACCATTATGGAATTGAGTAATAGTCTGTATTTGAAACTGGTATTGccagtgatgatgaggacatgaGGTATAGTGAAACTGGTTGGAGATTGTGTGGTTCAGCTAATTTGATGCCTTCCCTTTCTCCTCCCAACTTAGTATTTTTCAACCTGTGGAGCTGCTTTGGACATTACTGTTGTAGCTGCAACATTAGTGGCTTATTGTAGTAGCACCGATACCGACGCGTAGTTACTGTAAACAGGGGAATAAGGCCCTGAATCCCTTGAGGTAAAAAAAACTCTGCAACACGGATCTGAAACACAATAATGCAGGCCATTGAATAAATAAGTACTTGAGGTCTATAGCATGATTCGCCAGTTAGGAGTAATACAACTTATTGCATCATACGCTGAAGATTCACAGTTCTCTTCGTAGAAACCTCTGGCCCACACCTTTTTGTTGACTTCTGTTGTAGCATTTCTTTGCTAGTCATGTACCCTTTTTAAATACTTACAATCAATTTGAAGCAACTTTTTGACTATTTACATTCTCTTGTTACATTCAGAAACGACAATGTATTTCTACCCTAGATGATGTTTTACTAACAGAAATGTGGACTTTGAAGTTTGTGGAAGATGGTTACTGAATTTTATGATGCTTCTCAACTGTTGACCAATAGTTGCAATTGTTATCTCAATGCTAAAGATGATCCTTCTTGGGAAATTATTTTCCATAATAATCTATCCAGTTTAATAAATTCCCCTATGCTCTTAGTTCTGACATTAGTGCTATTTTGTTTTATTCCAGACAATTGGCTCCTTCCAGAAGAAGTACAACATTGGGTCATTTGAGCTGCTGAGCAAAACTGCACCTATTCAGGCACTTTCACTAATCATATTGGGCCCCTTTGTGGATTACTACCTTAATGGACGATCTTTGTTGGAGTACAATTTTTCAGGAGGGGCAACTGTAAGTTATCACTTTTGTCTTCCAAGTTTCAATTACTGAAAGTATGCTCTTTATTTATCCTCTAAATCCATCTCAGTATTCTCGGCTCTTTAACTGACATGCTTCAGTCTATTTTACTGGAGTGGACACCCAGCCAGTGTCCACCGGTAATAAATTTGAAGTAACCTGCAAGATATAGCTCATTCTGTCATGAAACTGCTACAACAGTTTCTATTTTGGTTTTTCCTGTACCTGTTTCTTAACATTCTTCTGAGGTTTTTCTTGTTGCTTGGTTTCTAAATATGGCTTCTACTCGGTTAAACAGCAATTTTATGAATGATTGCCAAATGCTAAACAAAATGTTAATAGCAGTTAGTAGCGTGCAGCTATAAATGCAGTTGTTCATGCTGCTTTCTGTTTCAGACATTGTGCAATTCTTGATGCTGGCTGGGAAGTGGAGACTGCTGCAGTATGATCTAACAGCTTCTGCTATAATCATTTTGCAGTTCTTCATACTGCTCTCCTGCTCCTTGGCCGTCTTCTGCAACATGAGCCAATACCTCTGCATCGGCCGGTTCTCGGCGACCTCTTTCCAGGTCCTGGGACACATGAAGACCGTGTGTGTGCTGACCCTCGGCTGGATCCTGTTCGACTCGGCCCTCACCGTGAAGAACATCCTCGGGATGCTGCTCGCCGTGATGGGCATGGTGGTCTACAGCTGGGCCGTGGAGGCCGAGAAGAAGGCGGCCGCCCCGATCCCGCGGAACAAGAGCGACATGCTGGACGGCGAGGACGTGCCCCTCAAGGCCCGGGTGAGCGGCCTCCCCCCGGTCGACCTCGAGGAAGGCGAGATGAAGagctagctgctgctgctgattcgttcattcttcttgttctttttttttttttgggtaattGTACGTGCTCGCTCGATCCACACTTCTTGCTCGGGAGTTGCTGGAGCTACCTATACTTGGATGTTAATTCTGCTTCTGGTTGGTGGGGGAGTCCTAGTCCATCATAGGTGACGACTGCCCCGGGCAGGCGGGTAAGACGTAGATGATGGAAGCTTATTAGAGATTTGCCCTGTCACGGGTGGAGGTGGAGACATGTCGATTTCGTGATGGCGTGTTGTTATAGATGACAAGAAGACTTACATAATGTGATACGGGTGTTTCTCCGTGGTAGGATGGCTGGGATCCAGCCGAGCTGGCGCTGCAATTCTCTTTTCGAGTTTTCGCTGTCGTGTTCCGGTTGCTGGAATTGTGATTCCTTCGCACCACGGGTGCTTCGTCTTCGCCCCGAGGGGGGACCGTGCGTTTCGTCGGAGTTGCCTGTCCCACATGGGATGGGATAGGAGGGATTGGGCGTTGTGGGTGGCACGTGGCGCGATTGGCAGACGAAGAGGTGGATGGCGGGCAGCAATCCACTAACCTCTTTAGTTCAATTAAGGCGGAATAGCCGATTTGAGAGACTTAATTTCGTCCCTTATCTTTTAAACCAGTCAATTGAGTTCCTTAACTTTCCCCTTTGATCCAATTTCGTCTCTGATTCGATGTGACAGTTCACGCTGGCCTGCTTAATCAGCATGATTCGATGTGGTGGTTCATGTGCACATGCCAAAAGTCGAGAGTGCCTCTGCATATCCTGCATCATAGCTTGGGTCAATTTGATTTAGGGTTTGACAATCATTTTTGTTGAAATTGAGGGTACGAGGGGTTGTTTGTTGTTGAACTTAGTTGTTTTTCTGGGTGATCTATTGAATTTTCTGGCTTCAGCTCAAGCATAGGTTTTGATGTGATGCCAGTTTGACAGCACACGATCCCTCGTACCCTCAATTTCTGTGTTGCATAAAAATAGACCCCGGAGTACATGTTAGGCTACTAAAAGATATTTTAGAAATGCTATACGGAAGCGCAAAGGCAGATTTTAGCAACATAACAATTTAACCGCCCAAACTACTACCAAACATGTCTTAACTAAATCCAGGTCGACCTGCTTACATGTATTGTCGGAGCCCGCGTGGCAAGGGATGACATGTCAGCGAACAGACTCTGTCACATGCCACTGAGTATGTCATGTGGGATCTAGCTGTCAAAATGTATCTAGGAAAGGAGAGTATAGCTCTGTGATACTGTTGGTTAAAAATAATGTAGTTCTTCGATAAGGTCATATAAAAGTTtagttttttatagtttttttaaagtatATGTAATTTTATGAAATAAAAGGATAGAAAAAGTGTAGTTATATGAAATATCTTtctaaaaatatagttttgtaatACTTTTTAACGATCATAATGTAGTTTTAcgaaattttctcttttttaaaaaatacttaattaaaaaaatactattattaatCGAACTAAAAAGATCGGTGAATATTAGTTCAACAATTTGAACCAACGGCCTAGCGAGGGAAGCCCGGGCCAACCTGAACGCCCTCCACGGCATGTGGTGTTGTACTCTAGTCCTGTTGCTTTGCTTCAGCTTGTTGCTTGTTATGCTTCCTCCTTCCTAGTTTCGAAGCTGTTCATCAAACCaacgtttttatttttttttataaaggaagtttttatttaactcaGACAATTATATCAAGGTAATACAATCGAGTTAAGAATACTTCTGATCACTG
This region includes:
- the LOC133892698 gene encoding UDP-rhamnose/UDP-galactose transporter 2-like; the protein is MEAEKKPPAVSDVGAWAMNVVSSVGIIMANKQLMSSSGYAFAFATTLTGFHFTVTALVGWISNATGYSVSKHVPLWELVWFSLVANTSITGMNLSLMLNSVGFYQISKLSMIPVVCFMEWILNSKHYTTKVISAVVVVAAGVGICTVTDVEVNAKGFICACVAVFCTSLQQITIGSFQKKYNIGSFELLSKTAPIQALSLIILGPFVDYYLNGRSLLEYNFSGGATFFILLSCSLAVFCNMSQYLCIGRFSATSFQVLGHMKTVCVLTLGWILFDSALTVKNILGMLLAVMGMVVYSWAVEAEKKAAAPIPRNKSDMLDGEDVPLKARVSGLPPVDLEEGEMKS